One region of Bubalus kerabau isolate K-KA32 ecotype Philippines breed swamp buffalo chromosome 6, PCC_UOA_SB_1v2, whole genome shotgun sequence genomic DNA includes:
- the FUBP1 gene encoding far upstream element-binding protein 1 isoform X9: MADYSTVPPPSSGSAGGGGGGGGGGGVNDAFKDALQRARQIAAKIGGDAGTSLNSNDYGYGGQKRPLEDGDGSWTSPSSTTHWEGMPSPFKDQPDAKKVAPQNDSFGTQLPPMHQQQSRSVMTEEYKVPDGMVGFIIGRGGEQISRIQQESGCKIQIAPDSGGLPERSCMLTGTPESVQSAKRLLDQIVEKGRPAPGFHHGDGPGNAVQEIMIPASKAGLVIGKGGETIKQLQERAGVKMVMIQDGPQNTGADKPLRITGDPYKVQQAKEMVLELIRDQGGFREVRNEYGSRIGGNEGIDVPIPRFAVGIVIGRNGEMIKKIQNDAGVRIQFKPDDGTTPDRIAQITGPPDRCQHAAEIITDLLRSVQAGNPGGPGPGGRGRGRGQGNWNMGPPGGLQEFNFIVPTGKTGLIIGKGGETIKSISQQSGARIELQRNPPPNADPNMKLFTIRGTPQQIDYARQLIEEKIGGPVNPLGPPVPHGPHGVPGPHGPPGPPGPGTPMGPYNPAPYNPGPPGPAPHGPPAPYAPQGWGNAYPHWQQQAPPDPAKTGTDPNSAAWAAYYAHYYQQQAQPPPAAPAGAPTTTQTNGQGDQQNPAPAGQVDYTKAWEEYYKKMGQAVPAPTGAPPGGQPDYSAAWAEYYRQQAAYYAQTSPQGMPQHPPAPQGFANHARSHHHLY, translated from the exons ATGGCAGACTATTCAACAGTGCCTCCACCCTCCTCTGGCTCAGCCGGTGGCGGAggcggcggtggtggtggtggaggagttAACGATGCTTTCAAAGATGCACTGCAGAGAGCCCGGCAG attgcaGCAAAAATTGGAGGTGATGCTGGTACGTCACTGAATTCAAATGACTATGGTTATGGGGGACAAAAAAGACCTTTGGAAGATGGAG aTGGCTCTTGGACAAGTCCGAGCAGTACAACACACTGGGAGGGAATGCCCTCTCCTTTTAAAG ATCAGCCAGATGCTAAGAAAGTTGCTCCTCAAAATGACt CTTTTGGAACACAGTTACCACCAATGCATCAGCAGCAAAG CAGGTCTGTAATGACAGAAGAATACAAAGTTCCAGATGGAATGGTTGGATTTA TAATTGGCAGAGGAGGTGAACAGATCTCACGCATACAACAGGAATCGGGATGTAAAATACAGATAGCTCCTG aTAGTGGTGGCCTTCCAGAAAGGTCTTGTATGTTAACTGGAACACCCGAGTCTGTCCA ATCAGCAAAACGGTTACTGGACCAGATTGTTGAAAAAGGAAGACCAGCCCCTGGCTTCCATcatggtgatggaccaggaaatGCAGTTCAagaaatcatgattccagctaGCAAAGCAGGATTAGTAATTGGAAAAGGGGGAGAGACTATTAAACAACTTCAG GAACGGGCTGGAGTTAAAATGGTTATGATCCAAGATGGACCTCAGAATACTGGTGCTGACAAACCTCTTAGGATTACAGGAGACCCATACAAAGTTCAG cAAGCCAAGGAGATGGTGTTAGAGTTAATTCGTGATCAAGGTGGTTTCAGAGAAGTTCGAAATGAGTATGGGTCAAGAATAGGAGGAAATGAAGGAATAGAT GTCCCCATTCCAAGATTTGCTGTTGGCATTGTAATaggaagaaatggagagatgattaaaaaaatacaaaatgatgcTGGTGTTCGAATTCAGTTTAAGCCAG ATGATGGAACAACACCTGATAGAATAGCACAAATAACAGGACCTCCAGACAGATGTCAGCATGCTGCAGAGATTATTACAGACCTCCTTCGAAGTGTTCAG GCTGGTAATCCTGGTGGACCTGGACCTGGTGGTCGAGGACGAGGTAGAGGTCAAGGCAACTGGAACATGGGACCACCTGGTGGACTACAGGAATTTAATTTCATTGTCccaactgggaaaactggattaATAATAGGAAAAG GGGGTGAAACCATAAAAAGCATAAGCCAACAGTCTGGTGCAAGAATAGAACTTCAGAGAAATCCTCCACCTAATGCAGATCCTAATATGAAGTTATTTACAATTCGTGGCACTCCACAGCAAATAGACTATGCTCGGCAACTCATAGAAGAAAAGATTGGT GGCCCAGTAAATCCTTTAGGGCCACCTGTACCCCATGGGCCCCATGGTGTCCCTGGCCCCCATGGGCCTCCTGGGCCTCCTGGACCAGGAACTCCAATGGGACCATATAACCCTGCACCTTATAATCCAGGACCGCCTGGCCCTGCTCCTCA TGGCCCTCCAGCCCCTTATGCTCCCCAAGGGTGGGGAAATGCATATCCACATTGGCAGCAACAAGCCCCTCCAGATCCAG CTAAAACAGGAACGGATCCAAATTCAGCAGCTTGGGCTGCTTATTATGCTCACTATTACCAGCAACAAGCACAGCCACCACCTGCAGCTCCTGCTGGTGCACCAACTACAACCCAAACCAATGGACAAG GAGATCAGCAGAATCCAGCTCCAGCTGGACAGGTTGATTATACCAAGGCTTGGGAAGAGTACTACAAGAAAATGG GTCAAGCAGTTCCTGCTCCTACTGGTGCTCCACCAGGTGGTCAGCCAGATTATAGTGCAGCCTGGGCTGAGTACTATAGACAACAAGCAGCCTACTATGCCCAGACAAGTCCCCAGGGAATGCCACAGCATCCTCCAGCACCTCAG GGATTTGCAAATCATGCAAGAAGCCACCACCATTTATATTAA
- the FUBP1 gene encoding far upstream element-binding protein 1 isoform X18 produces the protein MADYSTVPPPSSGSAGGGGGGGGGGGVNDAFKDALQRARQIAAKIGGDAGTSLNSNDYGYGGQKRPLEDGDGSWTSPSSTTHWEGMPSPFKDQPDAKKVAPQNDSFGTQLPPMHQQQRSVMTEEYKVPDGMVGFIIGRGGEQISRIQQESGCKIQIAPDSGGLPERSCMLTGTPESVQSAKRLLDQIVEKGRPAPGFHHGDGPGNAVQEIMIPASKAGLVIGKGGETIKQLQERAGVKMVMIQDGPQNTGADKPLRITGDPYKVQQAKEMVLELIRDQGGFREVRNEYGSRIGGNEGIDVPIPRFAVGIVIGRNGEMIKKIQNDAGVRIQFKPDDGTTPDRIAQITGPPDRCQHAAEIITDLLRSVQAGNPGGPGPGGRGRGRGQGNWNMGPPGGLQEFNFIVPTGKTGLIIGKGGETIKSISQQSGARIELQRNPPPNADPNMKLFTIRGTPQQIDYARQLIEEKIGGPVNPLGPPVPHGPHGVPGPHGPPGPPGPGTPMGPYNPAPYNPGPPGPAPHGPPAPYAPQGWGNAYPHWQQQAPPDPAKTGTDPNSAAWAAYYAHYYQQQAQPPPAAPAGAPTTTQTNGQGDQQNPAPAGQVDYTKAWEEYYKKMGQAVPAPTGAPPGGQPDYSAAWAEYYRQQAAYYAQTSPQGMPQHPPAPQCLPRPSTLGSAAKSNSAEDAASTKS, from the exons ATGGCAGACTATTCAACAGTGCCTCCACCCTCCTCTGGCTCAGCCGGTGGCGGAggcggcggtggtggtggtggaggagttAACGATGCTTTCAAAGATGCACTGCAGAGAGCCCGGCAG attgcaGCAAAAATTGGAGGTGATGCTGGTACGTCACTGAATTCAAATGACTATGGTTATGGGGGACAAAAAAGACCTTTGGAAGATGGAG aTGGCTCTTGGACAAGTCCGAGCAGTACAACACACTGGGAGGGAATGCCCTCTCCTTTTAAAG ATCAGCCAGATGCTAAGAAAGTTGCTCCTCAAAATGACt CTTTTGGAACACAGTTACCACCAATGCATCAGCAGCAAAG GTCTGTAATGACAGAAGAATACAAAGTTCCAGATGGAATGGTTGGATTTA TAATTGGCAGAGGAGGTGAACAGATCTCACGCATACAACAGGAATCGGGATGTAAAATACAGATAGCTCCTG aTAGTGGTGGCCTTCCAGAAAGGTCTTGTATGTTAACTGGAACACCCGAGTCTGTCCA ATCAGCAAAACGGTTACTGGACCAGATTGTTGAAAAAGGAAGACCAGCCCCTGGCTTCCATcatggtgatggaccaggaaatGCAGTTCAagaaatcatgattccagctaGCAAAGCAGGATTAGTAATTGGAAAAGGGGGAGAGACTATTAAACAACTTCAG GAACGGGCTGGAGTTAAAATGGTTATGATCCAAGATGGACCTCAGAATACTGGTGCTGACAAACCTCTTAGGATTACAGGAGACCCATACAAAGTTCAG cAAGCCAAGGAGATGGTGTTAGAGTTAATTCGTGATCAAGGTGGTTTCAGAGAAGTTCGAAATGAGTATGGGTCAAGAATAGGAGGAAATGAAGGAATAGAT GTCCCCATTCCAAGATTTGCTGTTGGCATTGTAATaggaagaaatggagagatgattaaaaaaatacaaaatgatgcTGGTGTTCGAATTCAGTTTAAGCCAG ATGATGGAACAACACCTGATAGAATAGCACAAATAACAGGACCTCCAGACAGATGTCAGCATGCTGCAGAGATTATTACAGACCTCCTTCGAAGTGTTCAG GCTGGTAATCCTGGTGGACCTGGACCTGGTGGTCGAGGACGAGGTAGAGGTCAAGGCAACTGGAACATGGGACCACCTGGTGGACTACAGGAATTTAATTTCATTGTCccaactgggaaaactggattaATAATAGGAAAAG GGGGTGAAACCATAAAAAGCATAAGCCAACAGTCTGGTGCAAGAATAGAACTTCAGAGAAATCCTCCACCTAATGCAGATCCTAATATGAAGTTATTTACAATTCGTGGCACTCCACAGCAAATAGACTATGCTCGGCAACTCATAGAAGAAAAGATTGGT GGCCCAGTAAATCCTTTAGGGCCACCTGTACCCCATGGGCCCCATGGTGTCCCTGGCCCCCATGGGCCTCCTGGGCCTCCTGGACCAGGAACTCCAATGGGACCATATAACCCTGCACCTTATAATCCAGGACCGCCTGGCCCTGCTCCTCA TGGCCCTCCAGCCCCTTATGCTCCCCAAGGGTGGGGAAATGCATATCCACATTGGCAGCAACAAGCCCCTCCAGATCCAG CTAAAACAGGAACGGATCCAAATTCAGCAGCTTGGGCTGCTTATTATGCTCACTATTACCAGCAACAAGCACAGCCACCACCTGCAGCTCCTGCTGGTGCACCAACTACAACCCAAACCAATGGACAAG GAGATCAGCAGAATCCAGCTCCAGCTGGACAGGTTGATTATACCAAGGCTTGGGAAGAGTACTACAAGAAAATGG GTCAAGCAGTTCCTGCTCCTACTGGTGCTCCACCAGGTGGTCAGCCAGATTATAGTGCAGCCTGGGCTGAGTACTATAGACAACAAGCAGCCTACTATGCCCAGACAAGTCCCCAGGGAATGCCACAGCATCCTCCAGCACCTCAG
- the FUBP1 gene encoding far upstream element-binding protein 1 isoform X4 has translation MADYSTVPPPSSGSAGGGGGGGGGGGVNDAFKDALQRARQIAAKIGGDAGTSLNSNDYGYGGQKRPLEDGDGSWTSPSSTTHWEGMPSPFKDQPDAKKVAPQNDSFGTQLPPMHQQQSRSVMTEEYKVPDGMVGFIIGRGGEQISRIQQESGCKIQIAPDSGGLPERSCMLTGTPESVQSAKRLLDQIVEKGRPAPGFHHGDGPGNAVQEIMIPASKAGLVIGKGGETIKQLQERAGVKMVMIQDGPQNTGADKPLRITGDPYKVQQAKEMVLELIRDQGGFREVRNEYGSRIGGNEGIDVPIPRFAVGIVIGRNGEMIKKIQNDAGVRIQFKPDDGTTPDRIAQITGPPDRCQHAAEIITDLLRSVQAGNPGGPGPGGRGRGRGQGNWNMGPPGGLQEFNFIVPTGKTGLIIGKGGETIKSISQQSGARIELQRNPPPNADPNMKLFTIRGTPQQIDYARQLIEEKIGGPVNPLGPPVPHGPHGVPGPHGPPGPPGPGTPMGPYNPAPYNPGPPGPAPHGPPAPYAPQGWGNAYPHWQQQAPPDPAKTGTDPNSAAWAAYYAHYYQQQAQPPPAAPAGAPTTTQTNGQGDQQNPAPAGQVDYTKAWEEYYKKMGQQGQTQDYSKAWEEYYKKQGQAVPAPTGAPPGGQPDYSAAWAEYYRQQAAYYAQTSPQGMPQHPPAPQGFANHARSHHHLY, from the exons ATGGCAGACTATTCAACAGTGCCTCCACCCTCCTCTGGCTCAGCCGGTGGCGGAggcggcggtggtggtggtggaggagttAACGATGCTTTCAAAGATGCACTGCAGAGAGCCCGGCAG attgcaGCAAAAATTGGAGGTGATGCTGGTACGTCACTGAATTCAAATGACTATGGTTATGGGGGACAAAAAAGACCTTTGGAAGATGGAG aTGGCTCTTGGACAAGTCCGAGCAGTACAACACACTGGGAGGGAATGCCCTCTCCTTTTAAAG ATCAGCCAGATGCTAAGAAAGTTGCTCCTCAAAATGACt CTTTTGGAACACAGTTACCACCAATGCATCAGCAGCAAAG CAGGTCTGTAATGACAGAAGAATACAAAGTTCCAGATGGAATGGTTGGATTTA TAATTGGCAGAGGAGGTGAACAGATCTCACGCATACAACAGGAATCGGGATGTAAAATACAGATAGCTCCTG aTAGTGGTGGCCTTCCAGAAAGGTCTTGTATGTTAACTGGAACACCCGAGTCTGTCCA ATCAGCAAAACGGTTACTGGACCAGATTGTTGAAAAAGGAAGACCAGCCCCTGGCTTCCATcatggtgatggaccaggaaatGCAGTTCAagaaatcatgattccagctaGCAAAGCAGGATTAGTAATTGGAAAAGGGGGAGAGACTATTAAACAACTTCAG GAACGGGCTGGAGTTAAAATGGTTATGATCCAAGATGGACCTCAGAATACTGGTGCTGACAAACCTCTTAGGATTACAGGAGACCCATACAAAGTTCAG cAAGCCAAGGAGATGGTGTTAGAGTTAATTCGTGATCAAGGTGGTTTCAGAGAAGTTCGAAATGAGTATGGGTCAAGAATAGGAGGAAATGAAGGAATAGAT GTCCCCATTCCAAGATTTGCTGTTGGCATTGTAATaggaagaaatggagagatgattaaaaaaatacaaaatgatgcTGGTGTTCGAATTCAGTTTAAGCCAG ATGATGGAACAACACCTGATAGAATAGCACAAATAACAGGACCTCCAGACAGATGTCAGCATGCTGCAGAGATTATTACAGACCTCCTTCGAAGTGTTCAG GCTGGTAATCCTGGTGGACCTGGACCTGGTGGTCGAGGACGAGGTAGAGGTCAAGGCAACTGGAACATGGGACCACCTGGTGGACTACAGGAATTTAATTTCATTGTCccaactgggaaaactggattaATAATAGGAAAAG GGGGTGAAACCATAAAAAGCATAAGCCAACAGTCTGGTGCAAGAATAGAACTTCAGAGAAATCCTCCACCTAATGCAGATCCTAATATGAAGTTATTTACAATTCGTGGCACTCCACAGCAAATAGACTATGCTCGGCAACTCATAGAAGAAAAGATTGGT GGCCCAGTAAATCCTTTAGGGCCACCTGTACCCCATGGGCCCCATGGTGTCCCTGGCCCCCATGGGCCTCCTGGGCCTCCTGGACCAGGAACTCCAATGGGACCATATAACCCTGCACCTTATAATCCAGGACCGCCTGGCCCTGCTCCTCA TGGCCCTCCAGCCCCTTATGCTCCCCAAGGGTGGGGAAATGCATATCCACATTGGCAGCAACAAGCCCCTCCAGATCCAG CTAAAACAGGAACGGATCCAAATTCAGCAGCTTGGGCTGCTTATTATGCTCACTATTACCAGCAACAAGCACAGCCACCACCTGCAGCTCCTGCTGGTGCACCAACTACAACCCAAACCAATGGACAAG GAGATCAGCAGAATCCAGCTCCAGCTGGACAGGTTGATTATACCAAGGCTTGGGAAGAGTACTACAAGAAAATGG GTCAACAAGGGCAGACACAAGATTATTCAAAGGCTTGGGAGGAATATTACAAGAAGCAAG GTCAAGCAGTTCCTGCTCCTACTGGTGCTCCACCAGGTGGTCAGCCAGATTATAGTGCAGCCTGGGCTGAGTACTATAGACAACAAGCAGCCTACTATGCCCAGACAAGTCCCCAGGGAATGCCACAGCATCCTCCAGCACCTCAG GGATTTGCAAATCATGCAAGAAGCCACCACCATTTATATTAA
- the FUBP1 gene encoding far upstream element-binding protein 1 isoform X8, translated as MADYSTVPPPSSGSAGGGGGGGGGGGVNDAFKDALQRARQIAAKIGGDAGTSLNSNDYGYGGQKRPLEDGDQPDAKKVAPQNDSFGTQLPPMHQQQRSVMTEEYKVPDGMVGFIIGRGGEQISRIQQESGCKIQIAPDSGGLPERSCMLTGTPESVQSAKRLLDQIVEKGRPAPGFHHGDGPGNAVQEIMIPASKAGLVIGKGGETIKQLQERAGVKMVMIQDGPQNTGADKPLRITGDPYKVQQAKEMVLELIRDQGGFREVRNEYGSRIGGNEGIDVPIPRFAVGIVIGRNGEMIKKIQNDAGVRIQFKPDDGTTPDRIAQITGPPDRCQHAAEIITDLLRSVQAGNPGGPGPGGRGRGRGQGNWNMGPPGGLQEFNFIVPTGKTGLIIGKGGETIKSISQQSGARIELQRNPPPNADPNMKLFTIRGTPQQIDYARQLIEEKIGGPVNPLGPPVPHGPHGVPGPHGPPGPPGPGTPMGPYNPAPYNPGPPGPAPHGPPAPYAPQGWGNAYPHWQQQAPPDPAKTGTDPNSAAWAAYYAHYYQQQAQPPPAAPAGAPTTTQTNGQGNYGDQQNPAPAGQVDYTKAWEEYYKKMGQQGQTQDYSKAWEEYYKKQGQAVPAPTGAPPGGQPDYSAAWAEYYRQQAAYYAQTSPQGMPQHPPAPQGFANHARSHHHLY; from the exons ATGGCAGACTATTCAACAGTGCCTCCACCCTCCTCTGGCTCAGCCGGTGGCGGAggcggcggtggtggtggtggaggagttAACGATGCTTTCAAAGATGCACTGCAGAGAGCCCGGCAG attgcaGCAAAAATTGGAGGTGATGCTGGTACGTCACTGAATTCAAATGACTATGGTTATGGGGGACAAAAAAGACCTTTGGAAGATGGAG ATCAGCCAGATGCTAAGAAAGTTGCTCCTCAAAATGACt CTTTTGGAACACAGTTACCACCAATGCATCAGCAGCAAAG GTCTGTAATGACAGAAGAATACAAAGTTCCAGATGGAATGGTTGGATTTA TAATTGGCAGAGGAGGTGAACAGATCTCACGCATACAACAGGAATCGGGATGTAAAATACAGATAGCTCCTG aTAGTGGTGGCCTTCCAGAAAGGTCTTGTATGTTAACTGGAACACCCGAGTCTGTCCA ATCAGCAAAACGGTTACTGGACCAGATTGTTGAAAAAGGAAGACCAGCCCCTGGCTTCCATcatggtgatggaccaggaaatGCAGTTCAagaaatcatgattccagctaGCAAAGCAGGATTAGTAATTGGAAAAGGGGGAGAGACTATTAAACAACTTCAG GAACGGGCTGGAGTTAAAATGGTTATGATCCAAGATGGACCTCAGAATACTGGTGCTGACAAACCTCTTAGGATTACAGGAGACCCATACAAAGTTCAG cAAGCCAAGGAGATGGTGTTAGAGTTAATTCGTGATCAAGGTGGTTTCAGAGAAGTTCGAAATGAGTATGGGTCAAGAATAGGAGGAAATGAAGGAATAGAT GTCCCCATTCCAAGATTTGCTGTTGGCATTGTAATaggaagaaatggagagatgattaaaaaaatacaaaatgatgcTGGTGTTCGAATTCAGTTTAAGCCAG ATGATGGAACAACACCTGATAGAATAGCACAAATAACAGGACCTCCAGACAGATGTCAGCATGCTGCAGAGATTATTACAGACCTCCTTCGAAGTGTTCAG GCTGGTAATCCTGGTGGACCTGGACCTGGTGGTCGAGGACGAGGTAGAGGTCAAGGCAACTGGAACATGGGACCACCTGGTGGACTACAGGAATTTAATTTCATTGTCccaactgggaaaactggattaATAATAGGAAAAG GGGGTGAAACCATAAAAAGCATAAGCCAACAGTCTGGTGCAAGAATAGAACTTCAGAGAAATCCTCCACCTAATGCAGATCCTAATATGAAGTTATTTACAATTCGTGGCACTCCACAGCAAATAGACTATGCTCGGCAACTCATAGAAGAAAAGATTGGT GGCCCAGTAAATCCTTTAGGGCCACCTGTACCCCATGGGCCCCATGGTGTCCCTGGCCCCCATGGGCCTCCTGGGCCTCCTGGACCAGGAACTCCAATGGGACCATATAACCCTGCACCTTATAATCCAGGACCGCCTGGCCCTGCTCCTCA TGGCCCTCCAGCCCCTTATGCTCCCCAAGGGTGGGGAAATGCATATCCACATTGGCAGCAACAAGCCCCTCCAGATCCAG CTAAAACAGGAACGGATCCAAATTCAGCAGCTTGGGCTGCTTATTATGCTCACTATTACCAGCAACAAGCACAGCCACCACCTGCAGCTCCTGCTGGTGCACCAACTACAACCCAAACCAATGGACAAGGTAACTATG GAGATCAGCAGAATCCAGCTCCAGCTGGACAGGTTGATTATACCAAGGCTTGGGAAGAGTACTACAAGAAAATGG GTCAACAAGGGCAGACACAAGATTATTCAAAGGCTTGGGAGGAATATTACAAGAAGCAAG GTCAAGCAGTTCCTGCTCCTACTGGTGCTCCACCAGGTGGTCAGCCAGATTATAGTGCAGCCTGGGCTGAGTACTATAGACAACAAGCAGCCTACTATGCCCAGACAAGTCCCCAGGGAATGCCACAGCATCCTCCAGCACCTCAG GGATTTGCAAATCATGCAAGAAGCCACCACCATTTATATTAA
- the FUBP1 gene encoding far upstream element-binding protein 1 isoform X7 gives MADYSTVPPPSSGSAGGGGGGGGGGGVNDAFKDALQRARQIAAKIGGDAGTSLNSNDYGYGGQKRPLEDGDQPDAKKVAPQNDSFGTQLPPMHQQQSRSVMTEEYKVPDGMVGFIIGRGGEQISRIQQESGCKIQIAPDSGGLPERSCMLTGTPESVQSAKRLLDQIVEKGRPAPGFHHGDGPGNAVQEIMIPASKAGLVIGKGGETIKQLQERAGVKMVMIQDGPQNTGADKPLRITGDPYKVQQAKEMVLELIRDQGGFREVRNEYGSRIGGNEGIDVPIPRFAVGIVIGRNGEMIKKIQNDAGVRIQFKPDDGTTPDRIAQITGPPDRCQHAAEIITDLLRSVQAGNPGGPGPGGRGRGRGQGNWNMGPPGGLQEFNFIVPTGKTGLIIGKGGETIKSISQQSGARIELQRNPPPNADPNMKLFTIRGTPQQIDYARQLIEEKIGGPVNPLGPPVPHGPHGVPGPHGPPGPPGPGTPMGPYNPAPYNPGPPGPAPHGPPAPYAPQGWGNAYPHWQQQAPPDPAKTGTDPNSAAWAAYYAHYYQQQAQPPPAAPAGAPTTTQTNGQGNYGDQQNPAPAGQVDYTKAWEEYYKKMGQQGQTQDYSKAWEEYYKKQGQAVPAPTGAPPGGQPDYSAAWAEYYRQQAAYYAQTSPQGMPQHPPAPQGFANHARSHHHLY, from the exons ATGGCAGACTATTCAACAGTGCCTCCACCCTCCTCTGGCTCAGCCGGTGGCGGAggcggcggtggtggtggtggaggagttAACGATGCTTTCAAAGATGCACTGCAGAGAGCCCGGCAG attgcaGCAAAAATTGGAGGTGATGCTGGTACGTCACTGAATTCAAATGACTATGGTTATGGGGGACAAAAAAGACCTTTGGAAGATGGAG ATCAGCCAGATGCTAAGAAAGTTGCTCCTCAAAATGACt CTTTTGGAACACAGTTACCACCAATGCATCAGCAGCAAAG CAGGTCTGTAATGACAGAAGAATACAAAGTTCCAGATGGAATGGTTGGATTTA TAATTGGCAGAGGAGGTGAACAGATCTCACGCATACAACAGGAATCGGGATGTAAAATACAGATAGCTCCTG aTAGTGGTGGCCTTCCAGAAAGGTCTTGTATGTTAACTGGAACACCCGAGTCTGTCCA ATCAGCAAAACGGTTACTGGACCAGATTGTTGAAAAAGGAAGACCAGCCCCTGGCTTCCATcatggtgatggaccaggaaatGCAGTTCAagaaatcatgattccagctaGCAAAGCAGGATTAGTAATTGGAAAAGGGGGAGAGACTATTAAACAACTTCAG GAACGGGCTGGAGTTAAAATGGTTATGATCCAAGATGGACCTCAGAATACTGGTGCTGACAAACCTCTTAGGATTACAGGAGACCCATACAAAGTTCAG cAAGCCAAGGAGATGGTGTTAGAGTTAATTCGTGATCAAGGTGGTTTCAGAGAAGTTCGAAATGAGTATGGGTCAAGAATAGGAGGAAATGAAGGAATAGAT GTCCCCATTCCAAGATTTGCTGTTGGCATTGTAATaggaagaaatggagagatgattaaaaaaatacaaaatgatgcTGGTGTTCGAATTCAGTTTAAGCCAG ATGATGGAACAACACCTGATAGAATAGCACAAATAACAGGACCTCCAGACAGATGTCAGCATGCTGCAGAGATTATTACAGACCTCCTTCGAAGTGTTCAG GCTGGTAATCCTGGTGGACCTGGACCTGGTGGTCGAGGACGAGGTAGAGGTCAAGGCAACTGGAACATGGGACCACCTGGTGGACTACAGGAATTTAATTTCATTGTCccaactgggaaaactggattaATAATAGGAAAAG GGGGTGAAACCATAAAAAGCATAAGCCAACAGTCTGGTGCAAGAATAGAACTTCAGAGAAATCCTCCACCTAATGCAGATCCTAATATGAAGTTATTTACAATTCGTGGCACTCCACAGCAAATAGACTATGCTCGGCAACTCATAGAAGAAAAGATTGGT GGCCCAGTAAATCCTTTAGGGCCACCTGTACCCCATGGGCCCCATGGTGTCCCTGGCCCCCATGGGCCTCCTGGGCCTCCTGGACCAGGAACTCCAATGGGACCATATAACCCTGCACCTTATAATCCAGGACCGCCTGGCCCTGCTCCTCA TGGCCCTCCAGCCCCTTATGCTCCCCAAGGGTGGGGAAATGCATATCCACATTGGCAGCAACAAGCCCCTCCAGATCCAG CTAAAACAGGAACGGATCCAAATTCAGCAGCTTGGGCTGCTTATTATGCTCACTATTACCAGCAACAAGCACAGCCACCACCTGCAGCTCCTGCTGGTGCACCAACTACAACCCAAACCAATGGACAAGGTAACTATG GAGATCAGCAGAATCCAGCTCCAGCTGGACAGGTTGATTATACCAAGGCTTGGGAAGAGTACTACAAGAAAATGG GTCAACAAGGGCAGACACAAGATTATTCAAAGGCTTGGGAGGAATATTACAAGAAGCAAG GTCAAGCAGTTCCTGCTCCTACTGGTGCTCCACCAGGTGGTCAGCCAGATTATAGTGCAGCCTGGGCTGAGTACTATAGACAACAAGCAGCCTACTATGCCCAGACAAGTCCCCAGGGAATGCCACAGCATCCTCCAGCACCTCAG GGATTTGCAAATCATGCAAGAAGCCACCACCATTTATATTAA